AGGCTTTTGACAGTTGGAGGCCCCTTACACCTCCAACTTTTTCAAACTTGTTTAAAGtagttttaagtaaaattgGACAAAACTCCCGTTGTATTGTAATAGCAACTTGACTTGGGCAGCTTTTTACACTGCTCAAACTAGTTTTAAATCTACACTCAGTTTAAGTTTATTGACTTGAGCAGCTTTTTACACTGCTCAAATTAGTTTCTGATACTTTTGTCTAGCATATTATCGACTTGAGCAGCTTTTACACTGCCCAACCTAGTCTTAAATTGTATAACTAGTTTTAGTATTTCATTGACTTGGGCGGCTTTTACACCACCCaatagtataggtataaattGACGAAGGTAGGCCCTTTACACCTCCATAAATTAACCGAGATTACAGGCCCTTTACACCTAACATTTCGTTGACAAGGCTAGGTTAAACTTGATTTTCTTTGTTCCCTGACGTATACTCATCCCAACATAAAATGCTGGGTCTCCGGACACCCGTAAAAACGCCAAGGCAGAGCCTAGACGCTGCAAAGGCGCCTCTTCACACAAGTAAGGAACTGGTCGAGCCCGGCCAGACACCGGAAGtgggtgcagtggtaagcgaccCCAGCCTGCCTCCCTCAAAGGACGATCCAACGAACTCCTCTCAGCCAAGCACGCAGGACAAAACACCGCAAGGTGAAGGGCCAGCGCCTCGGAGGATCGGCGCACCTCTGGACCAGACATTCCAAAAGCTCGGTTCCCCCGAGCCAGAAACAACAAAGCTAAAGGGAAGGGCTGCGGAGGCAAAAGCGTGTCTTATGAAAGCAAAACTCCAGCTAAATAATTCCCGCAACCTAAAGGCGGAAATAAAGACCGAGGTGATCTGGGCAATTGAAAAGTTGTACCGCCTGGTGAAAGAATCTGAGGCGGCTGGACTCCGACTCACCCAAACGACCGGAAACGACCACAATAAACCCAAGGAGCTACCAAAAGTGACACAACAGAGTGCAAGTGCGAAAATCGCAGCGAACACGAAGGGTGACGCAGCCGAGCTGACTCGGGCGCTGGAAGAGCACAAAAAACTCGTCCAGGAGAACACAGCACAAATGAAGCTGTTAAAGGTTCACCTGGACAAGAACGCCTCTGTCGCCCGTGCAGCTCCTCTGCCCCACGCAAATGACGCTCTGGTCGTGGAGGTCAGATCCGAACTGCAACAGCAGAAGGAGGTGGCGTCCGCGACCAGGGACGACCTGGGAGCCCTAAAAGACCAAGTGTCGCACCTCAGCAAAAACATCCAAGAGAGGATAGCCGTCACATACGCAAATGTGGCAGCCGGCGCCCCAAGGAAACGCGGTCTGGAGCTGCCTCAATCTTTCCACTCGATGGTGGTGTCTTCGGTCGACGCTCACGACAAAAGCGAAGACATAATTGACAAAATAAGAACTGCCGTGAACGCGAAGACATCCGGCGTGCGAGTGGACAGGTTGAGAAAAGCCAAAGATCAAAAGGTAgtgctgggctgccagtcgcgagaagAGCTCGCTAGAGTAGTAGAGAAATTGAAGACTGGCAGCCCAACACTCCTGACGCAGGAGGTGGAAAATAGGGATCCGCTTGTAGTCCTGCTAAACGTCCTTAGCATCAATACCGACGAGGACATATTGGGTGCCCTAAAGCGGCAAAACGGGAACGTGCTGGGGACGATACCGGACGATGAATATAGGGCAAGCGTGAGGTACCGAAGAAGAGCCAGGAATCCGCTCGAGAATCATGTGGTTTTGCAGGTGTCGCCGCAAGTATGGCAGCAAGTCACAGCCGTGGGAAAGGTCCACATAGATCTGCAGCGGGTGGTGGCTAAAGATCAGTCCCCACTGGTTACCTGCTCCAGGTGTCTGGGCTACGGGCACGGTCGTAGGACCTGCGAGGCGTCCGTAGACACCTGCAGCCACTGCACGGGTCCGCACCTGCGTAGTGAGTGCCCGGCGTGGAAGGCTGGAGATCGACCCACGTGTTGCAACTGCCAGAGCAGCCGACTAGATCGGACAGATCACAATAGTTTTGACAATAGCTGTCCGATAAGGAAGAAATGGGACGCTCTGGCAAGGGCGAAGGTGGCCTATTGCTAAGGGCGCACCCGGGGACGCCATGGCACTCCATTTCTTCCAGGTAAATTTACAACGTAAAAAACTAGCACTAAACGAGCTGCTGCTCGAGTCGGAGAAATACGGAGCTCAGGTGGCGCTGGTGCAGGAACCGTATGTCGGAAGAGAGGGCAGGGTTTCGGGTCGGACGGGGACCAGGGTCTTCCAAAGCGCTGACAACGGGGAGGGTACGGTGAAGGCCgcaataattgtttttaatgtggaCCACAACGGCATCTCTTTTAAATTACATCTAAAACGGGTCAGATATAACTACATCAAGCACACAACACGAACATATAACACACGGAAAGCCAATTGGAGCCAGTTTCATGAGAAACCGGGCCAAATTTTGCAAACCAAAAACATTACAGTCACACACATTCAAAACACCACTACAGCTACACAACTAGATCATAGCATACACGAACTTATGCAGTCACTGACCGAAGCGAGCGAACATGCAATTCCCAAAATTGGGAGAAAATATACACTTACGCTGCCGTGGTGGTCAGAGGAGTTGGCGAAGTTGAAGCGTGAGGTGGCCACCGGAAAGAGGAGGATCCGGCGTGCGGCATCGATCCGACGTTCAAAGGTAGTCGAAGAATACCTGGAGGCCAGACAAAACATGAGACCGAGGAACAGACACTCCGGAAAGACGCTTTGATACAAAGCAAACGTATAAGTTTATTCTGCATCAAAGCTGAAAGGTCAACGAAAGGAACAGAGCCAAATAAAAGGCCCAATGTTGTTTAGTATTGTTGAATACGCAAATTAACATGGACGAAAATCAAATGGCTCTGTTCCTTTCGATATGGAAAAAACTCGAtgtcatataaaatgtatatatataataagacAGAAATTGTAAACAAGATTGtattaaagattaaaataaaataatagaataaaataataaaaacccctTTAAAAAATAGTCTAGCATAGGAGGGGAACCCACCCGTCGTATGAAAGAGGATGTATGAAAGAAAGAACTGGTATGAAGAATGAAAGTGCGAGAAGTAAAAAAGCGAGAACTGGCATGGAAGATTCAAAATTTAGCAAACAATGTCTCTAATCACGTTAGAGGAACCTAgccttattataaaaaaaaaaaaaaaaaaaaaaaaccgtacgCGGCAATGGCGGCGACCGTCAAGCCCGCTGGAGCCACCTCCCAGCTGCCTCAATCTTTCCACTCGATGGTGGTGTCTTCGGTCGACGCTCACGACAAAAGCGAAGACATAATCGACAAAATAAGAACTGCCGTGAACGCAAAGACATCCGGCGTGCGAGTGGACAGGTTGAGAAAAGCCAGAGATCAAAAGgtgctgggctgccagtcgcgagacGAGCTCGCCAGAGTAGTAGAGAAATTGAAGACTGGCAGCCCAACACTCCTGACTCAGGAGGTGGAAAATAGGGATCCGCTTGTCATTCTGCTAAACGTCCTTAGCATTAATACCGATGAAGATATACTGGGTGCCCTAAAGCGGCAAAATGGGAACGTGCTGGGGACGATACCGGACGGCGAATATAGGGCAAGCGTGAGGTACCGAAGGAGAGCAAGGAATTCGCTCGAAAACCACGTTGTCCTGCAGGTGTCGCCGACGGTTTGGCAGCGGCTTACGACCACCAGAGGGTGCACATCGACCTTCAGCGTGTGGTCGTAAAAGACCAGTCTCCACTGACGCAGTGCTCCAGGTGTCTCGGGTATGGTCACGGGCGAAAGAACTGCAAAGAGTCCGTAGACACCTGCAGCCACTGCGCGGGCCCACACCTGCGCAGCGAATGCGAACTGTGGAAGGCTGGAGACAAGCccacctaacctaacctaacctaacctaacctaaccatcGAGCGGACCACAATGGCTTCGACGAAATCTGTCCGATAAGAAAGAAATGGGATGCTCTGGCAAGGGCGAGGGTGGCCTATTGCTAAAGGCTCCTCGGGCGAAACAAGCAAAGGGTATAAATTCATCCAAGCTAACCTCCAAAGAAAGCAGCTGGCCCTAAAAGAAATGTTCCTGGAGGCACAAAAGGGTGGGATTAGTCTGGCCCTCGTTCAGGAACCCTATGTGGGTGCGAAAGGAGAAATCGCGCAAAGTGGTGGCTTTAGGGTAGTTCAGCGATCGCAGAATCGGACAAAAACCCGTTAAGGCTGCAATTGTAATATTTGATAACGACATGCAGATCGTCGAATGCCCTAACAGCCACCACAGAGAATATAGCCGTTGCGATCCTCAAATCGAATAACTGGGAACTCGGAATCGTCTCCGTGTACTTCGAGGACAGCCAGCCCCTAGACTCATACTTATTACAACTCAAAACTATTgtggaaaatctaaaaacaaatACATTCTAATAGGGGGGGACTTTAATTCATGGAGTCCATGGTGGGGCAGTGACTCAGAGGACCACCGAGGAAGGGAAGTGCTCGGAGTACTCTTGGAGACGAATCTACACGTCTTGAATGAGGGAAGGACTCCTACTTTTATACGATCAGAAACGGTAGGGAATACAAGAGCACGTGGACATTACCGTGTGCAGCCAGGAGCTCCTAGGGCTAGTTGAGGAGTGGAAGGTAGACGAAGGGATGACCAGTTCGGATCACAATGCCATAACTTTTACAGTAAAACTTAAGAAACCCACAGAAAAGCGTTTGACAAAATCCACAAGATATTAACACCAAAAAGGCTAATTGGAAAAGATTAAACAAGAGTTACAAAATGAACTAAATAGCATAAAATGTCACTACGGAATTAACGaaattaaaacaaagaaaatcTAGAAGAAATAGTAGACAAATTTATAGACTGTGTTAAAATATCATGCAAAAAAGCAGtaccattaataaataaaaaataataaaaaagtgcaCTTACCTTGGTGGAACGCCGACTTGGAGAAATTGAAAAAAGATATGACTACAAAGAAGCGCAGAATACGCTGCGGCCGCACCCCAACGTAAACAGAAAAGTCGTAAACGACTACCTCGAGTCAAAGGAAAAGTATGAAGAAGAAGCTGCAAAAGCACAGATTAGAAGTTGGAAAGAGTTTTGCCGCACCCAAGATCGAGAAAGCTGTGGGACGGGATATACCGCGTTATAAGAAGGACGTCTGGCAGATACGAAGACAACCGCTCGTGAACGATGGAATTGTTTTAAGTCCAGAAAATTCGGCAAAATTACTAGCAGCAACATTTTTCCCACAAGACTTAGAAACAGAAGATAGTATAGAACATTCGGAAACtagaaataaatcaaaaaattctgACAAATTGCTGCAAGACGATATACAGGATCCACCGTTCACGAGAGAGGAACTCGTATACGTAACGAACACCTTCAATCCCAGAAAGCCCCCGGCCGGACGGGTTCACTGCTGACATCCTGCGCTGAAGCCATACTGTCCAACACGGAGGTGTTCCTCGCGATACTGAACAAGTGCCTCGAATTATATCACTTTCCAACATCTTGGAAGCTAGCCGTCATAGTGGTCCTACGGAAACCGGGAAAATCCGATTACAATCATGTCAAGTCGTATCGACCGATAGGGCTACTATCCATATTCGGCAAGATTTGGAGAAGATGATGGTACGGAGAATCCGATGGCACTTGTTACCGAAGCGAACCCCAGGCAGTACGGCTTCACACCTCAGCGCAGCACAGAGGACTCCCTCTATGACCTCGTGCAGCACATTCGTGAAAACTTGGTAAACAAATTGATCAATGTTGTGGTCTCGTTGGACATAGAGGGAGCCTTCGATAGCGCATGGTGGCCCGCCATCAAATGTCGGCTCGCGGAGCAAGGCTGCCCACATAACATACGAAAACTTGTCACTAGTTATTTTCAAGGCAGGAGGGTGAGCGTGCGATACGCTGACCAGGAGTGCACTACAGAAACAACAAAAGGGTGTGTGCAAGGGTCCATAGGGGGGCCCACTTTCTGGAATGCACTCCTGGATCCTTTGATCAACGGAATCGAAGAGAGAGGCGTATATTGCCAGGCGTTCGCCGACGATGTCGTTCTGGTGTTCTCCGGACACTCAGTCCCAAAATAGAAGAGCAGGCCGATCGGGTCCTGGACTATGTGTATGAGTGGGGagtgcaaaacaaattaaaatttgcacCGCACAAAACCAGCGCAATGGTCATaactaagaaattaaaatatgacaCCCCACGCATACACATGGCGGGTGCAATGATTGGCCTGgaagaacaaataaaaatccTAGGGCTGATCATAGACAGAAAGTTGACATTTAACAGCCATGTTAAATATATTTGCACAAAAGTGCTAAATATTTACAAGCATCTGTCTAGATCAGCCAAAATAAACTGGGGACTGAGATCGGAGATCATCAGGACGATCTACGTCTCGGTAATAGAGCCCATAGTGCTCTATGCAGCAAGCGTCTGGGCTACAGCCGCGCAGAAGCTGACCATTCAGAAGCACCTCAATGCCGTGCAAAGAGGGTTCGctcaaaaaatcataaaatcatatAGAACAGTGTCACTTCCCGCGGCTCTAGCCCTGGCCAGGCTACTTCCTCTAGATCTAAGGGTGCAAGAAGCAGCAAGACTGTATAGAGCAAAGAGAGGAAAACAACAAGATGTGTTAGGAGACAGATTGGTAGAGACAAAGAAGTGTTTTTTGGATGCTCTCCACCCTGCGCAAGAGATAGGCATTAACTACGCTAAACTAGAGGACATATCGGATCCCTCTGTTGGGAAGAGCGACCGGGAAGGGCTGCAAATATTCACGGATGGTAGCAAGATCGGCGGCAAGGTCGGCGCAGCTCTGGTGTACTGGAGAGATGGTATAGAAACCGGAAAAAAGAAATTCCTCTTGGAATCGTACTGCTCAGTATACCAGGCCGAAATGTATGCGCTGTACCGAGCCACCGATGTTGCTATCAAATGTAAAGATAAGCAGATAAACATTTACAGTGACTCAAAATCATCTTTGGAAactattcaaaatttaaaatcttaTCACCCATTGGCATTCGAAATTAgacaaaatttgaaaaaattaaaagataaacaaaaaataatcagaCTCTTCTGGATTAGGGCTCACGTCGGGGTCGAGGGCAATGAAAGAGCCGACCAGTTAGCTAAAGAAGCAGCAATAACTAAAAAGACAGCCCCCGACTACGACGCGTGCCCTATATCCTTTGTCAAAAGACATATCAGATacgaaaccgtgaaaatttgGCAACATAGATATGAAATAACTGAAAAGGCTGCAGTCACCAAGTCGTTCTTCCCAACAGTGGAAGGAGCTAATGCCATCTTGCGCAGGTTAACACTAACACCAGCTCTTGTTCAAGTGTTCAGTGGGCATGGCGGGTTTTCGGAGTACCTGCACAGGTTCAAGTGCAAGGAGGGTCCTGGCTGTGTCTGCGATGAGACTGTCGATGAGTCGATTTTACATCTACTCATCGACTGTCCGCAGCACAGCAGAATACGTGAGGACCTACACCAGCAAATACAAATAGAACTGTGCAGGGGCTCTATCCCCGCCATACTGGAGAGCAATGCAAGCCGGAAAATATTCTTAGAATTTTGCTTGAAAATTGCGAGAATAGTCATTGAAAGGAACAGAACCAGATAATAAAGGTCCAAtgttgttttatattataagaatacATAAACTAACATGGACAGAAATTGCATGGTTCTGTTCCTTTCACCTTGCATAAAGTGACACTTCTGTCAACAAataagattaaataaataaattaaataaataacaaattagcGTAATTCAAAATTTATAAAGTCTAAAAAAGTCTCTGACATCTTGTCAGGGGAGCGGTGACACTTGTCATAGcgacaagtaaaaaaaaaaaaaaaaaaaaaaaaaaaaaaacctaacctaacctaacctaacctaacctaacctaacctaacctaacctaacctaacctaacctaacctaacctaacctaacctaacctaacctaacctaacctaacctaacctaacctaacctaacctaacctaacctaacctaacctaacctaacctaacctaacctaacctaacctaacctaacctaacctaacctaacctaacctaacctaaccattcatagatttgcttaaagaaactgcataaatcctgcgtcgttgtcccggttcttcgaattttcacgtgaaaatctctcagggcgttgctttccaccggccccagcgtcctgcgaaagaaaatccaaaattaaaattttcaaaaaattttcacttacaaaatttttcggcaaaatttataccccaaattttcgtagttttccggtcttttccgactcggacggtgcccgcgcgtgaggaccgtgcgcctgaccgcttttccgacaattttcgcgcggaaaacgcggaaaatcgtgcgccgatcacagcatagacatctgtaccgagctgatatagctaagtggaatttctcatacaaaattcatagatttgcttaaagaaactgcataaatcctgcgtcgttgtcccggttcttcgaattttcacgtgaaaatctctcagggcgttgctttccaccggccccagcgtcctgcgaaagaaaatccaaaattaaaattttcaaaaaattttcacttacaaaatttttcggcaaaatttataccccaaattttcgtagttttccggtcttttccgactcggacggtgcccgcgcgtgaggaccgtgcgcctgaccgcttttccgacaattttcgcgcggaaaacgcggaaaatcgtgcgccgatcacagcatagacatctgtaccgagctgatatagctaagtggaatttctcatacaaaattcatagatttgcttaaagaaactgcataaatcctgcgtcgttgtcccggttcttcgaattttcacgtgaaaatctctcagggcgttgctttccaccggccccagcgtcctgcgaaagaaaatccaaaattaaaattttcaaaaaattttcacttacaaaatttttcggcaaaatttataccccaaattttcgtagttttccggtcttttccgactcggacggtgcccgcgcgtgaggaccgtgcgcctgaccgcttttccgacaattttcgcgcggaaaacgcggaaaaaagGGCCCCCCCACCCACCCTATCCTAGTTACTGAGGTGGTAACCAGCAGTACCGACGTGAGAGCCGCGGAATTTGGGACTGGGAAATTCGAAATTCTGATTTTGCAGTCTTGTGTCTGGCAGTACAGAGGGCCCATTTTATATACTCACAGCTCTCTACACTAATACACCGACTTAGGAATCACAAAAAACTCACATTAAATTtgattcttatttaattaattaagtgttTTTCTGACTGAGCAGATTTTACACTGCTCAAGCTAGACAGTGAATCTATCTTTAATTAGTTAAGTATATTCGACTGGGCAGACTTTACACTGTCCAAACTAgacattaaaaaatttaaattaatttaagtaatataGACTTTGGCAGCTATACACTGCCTAATACTTCAATTTTCATCACAGGCCTTATACACCACTTAGTGATTAGACTGTTAAGGTTAGGCTTAGCTTATTGTCAGTTGGAGGCTCCTTACACCTCcaactttttcaaaattgtttacATTAGTTTAAGAAAATCGGACCTTGGCAGCTATACACTGCCTACTAGTTTAATTCTGGCCCTATACACCACTTAGTGATTTGACCATAAGGTTAGGTAAAGGTTATTTAAGGTTACTGACAGTTGGAGGCCCCTTACACCTCCAACTTCTTCAAATTAGGTTAAGACTAAAATAAACCTCTCTCCAATGGCGCCAACACTATCGAGTGCAACAAGCAAACCCCCCAATACAGGGAGCACCTCTGTAAAGCACATGGACCCAGAGTCTAGAAAGAAACCCGCAATTAAGCCCCCGTCAACCGAAATGCCCTTCCTGGTGAAGTCGGCCGCGGAGGGCCCCCTCGGAGAGCTGGCGACTACTGCGAACCGGCTCTTCCAGGAGGCCAAACTTCAACTGGAGCAGTCTGGGAACATAAAGTCAACAATAAAGGAGACGGTCATCGAGTGCCTCTCGAGCCTCTACACGATCGTGTTGCGGCTCAACGGAGGGACACCGCCTCCCGTCACCCAGACCGTTACAGCAACAGCGGCAGACTTTGCGAGGGAGGTCATGGAGGAGCTACAGCAGCAGCGAGAATTGGTAGTCGCCGCCAGGGCCGACATCGGGGTCGTCAGGGACCACGTACAAAAAATTGATAGTAATATAGAAAAGATGAACACAGTCACTGACGGTATTACGTACGCGGCGATGGCGGCGACCGCCAAGCCCGCTGGGGCCACCTCCCAGCCACCTCAAGCTTTCCACTCGATGGTCGTGTCTTCGGTCGACGCTCACGACAAAAGCGAAGACATAATCGACAAAATAAGAACTGCCGTGAACGCGAAGACCTCCGGCGTGCGAGTGGACAGGTTGAGAAAAGCCAGAGATCAAAAGGTAGTACTGGGCTGCCAGTCACGAGAAGAGCTCGCCAGAGTAGTAGAGAAATTGAAGACTGGCAGCCCAACACTCCTGACTAAGGAGGTGGAAAATAGGGATCCGCTTGTCATTCTGCTAAACGTCCTTAGCATTAATACCGATGAAGACATATTGGGTGCCCTAAAGCTGCAAAATGGGAACGTGCTGGGGACGATACCGGACGGCGAATATAGGGCAAGCGTGAGGTATCGAAGAAGGGCCAGGAATCCGCTCGAGAACCATGTGGTTTTGCAGGTGTCACCGCAAGTATGGCAGCGTGTCACAGCCGTGGGAAAGGTCCACATAGATCTGCAGCGGGTGGTGGCTAAAGATCAGTCCCCACTGGTTACTTGCTCCAGGTGTCTGGGCTACGGGCACGGTCGTAGGACCTGCGAGGCGTCCGCAGACACCTGCAGCCACTGCGCGGGTCCGCACCTGCGTAATGAGTGCCCGGCGTGGAAGGCTGGAGATCGACCCACGTGTTGCAACTGCCAGAGCAGCCGACTAGATCGGACAGATCACAATAGTTCTGACGAGAGCTGTCCGATCCGGAAAAAGTGGGATGCACTGGCAAGAGCGAGAGTGGCATACTGCTAAAGGCTCCTCGGGCGAAACAAGTGAAGGGTATAAATTCATCCAGGCTAACCTCCAAAGAAAGCAGCTGGCCCTAAAAGAAATGTTCCTGGAGGCACAAAAGGGTGGGATTAGTCTGGCCCTCGTTCAGGAACCCTATGTGGGTGCGAAAGGAGAAATTGCACAAAGTGGTGGCTTTAGGGTAGTTCAGCAAACGCAGAATCGGACAAAACCCGTTAAGGCTGCAATTGTGATATTTAACAACGACATGCAGATCATCGAATGCCCTACAGCCACCACAGAGAATATAGCCGTCGCGATCCTCAAATCGAATAACTGGGAACTCGGAATCATCTCCGTGTACTTCGAAGACAGCTTGCCCATAGAACCCTATCTAACTCAAGTGAAAAGCATTAAAGAAAAGCTCAAGACGAAACACTTCATCATTGGAGGTGACGCTAATGCTTGGAGCACATGGTGGGGTAGCAATACTGAGGACCACAGGGGTGAAGCGTTAATGGGCACTATCGAGGAGATGGAAATGCACATACTGAACGAGGGAACTGACCCGACCTTCTTCACCATCAGAAACGGGGTTATCTACAAGAGCATAGTAGACATCACAACATGCAGCCATGATTTGCTCGGAAAGATTAGCGACTGGAGGGTCGACCAGGGCATCACAAGCTCTGATCATAACGCGATCACATTCACGTTGCGGCTAACGAAACCAACTGGTGCAAGACCTCCGAAGACGACGCGGAGGTATAACACGCGGAAAGCCGAATGGGAAAAATTTCAAAAGGTCTTGCAAGAAGAATTGGCTAGAAAGCAACTAAatcaaatagaaatagaaaacatCGAAACACCAGTTGGACTCGAACAAGCGATAACGACATACGCCAACTGTGTCGAGAAGGCTTGTTGTGAATCGATCCCTCCAGTCGCACGAAAACCCAAGTTTAAACTACCATGGTGGACCGAAGAACTCGAAGCTCTGAAGAGAGAGGTTATGACTAGGAAGCGAAGAATATCCTGCGCAGCACCACGAAGAA
This genomic window from Maniola hyperantus chromosome 5, iAphHyp1.2, whole genome shotgun sequence contains:
- the LOC117982451 gene encoding uncharacterized protein — its product is MAGAMIGLEEQIKILGLIIDRKLTFNSHVKYICTKVLNIYKHLSRSAKINWGLRSEIIRTIYVSVIEPIVLYAASVWATAAQKLTIQKHLNAVQRGFAQKIIKSYRTVSLPAALALARLLPLDLRVQEAARLYRAKRGKQQDVLGDRLVETKKCFLDALHPAQEIGINYAKLEDISDPSVGKSDREGLQIFTDGSKIGGKVGAALVYWRDGIETGKKKFLLESYCSVYQAEMYALYRATDVAIKCKDKQINIYSDSKSSLETIQNLKSYHPLAFEIRQNLKKLKDKQKIIRLFWIRAHVGVEGNERADQLAKEAAITKKTAPDYDACPISFVKRHIRYETVKIWQHRYEITEKAAVTKSFFPTVEGANAILRRLTLTPALVQVFSGHGGFSEYLHRFKCKEGPGCVCDETVDESILHLLIDCPQHSRIREDLHQQIQIELCRGSIPAILESNASRKIFLEFCLKIARIVIERNRTR
- the LOC138402345 gene encoding uncharacterized protein, which codes for MLGLRTPVKTPRQSLDAAKAPLHTSKELVEPGQTPEVGAVVSDPSLPPSKDDPTNSSQPSTQDKTPQGEGPAPRRIGAPLDQTFQKLGSPEPETTKLKGRAAEAKACLMKAKLQLNNSRNLKAEIKTEVIWAIEKLYRLVKESEAAGLRLTQTTGNDHNKPKELPKVTQQSASAKIAANTKGDAAELTRALEEHKKLVQENTAQMKLLKVHLDKNASVARAAPLPHANDALVVEVRSELQQQKEVASATRDDLGALKDQVSHLSKNIQERIAVTYANVAAGAPRKRGLELPQSFHSMVVSSVDAHDKSEDIIDKIRTAVNAKTSGVRVDRLRKAKDQKVVLGCQSREELARVVEKLKTGSPTLLTQEVENRDPLVVLLNVLSINTDEDILGALKRQNGNVLGTIPDDEYRASVRYRRRARNPLENHVVLQVSPQVWQQVTAVGKVHIDLQRVVAKDQSPLVTCSRCLGYGHGRRTCEASVDTCSHCTGPHLRSECPAWKAGDRPTCCNCQSSRLDRTDHNSFDNSCPIRKKWDALARAKVAYC